A window of the Planococcus citri chromosome 4, ihPlaCitr1.1, whole genome shotgun sequence genome harbors these coding sequences:
- the LOC135843632 gene encoding homeobox protein GBX-1-like: MDKQDRETTLRTGHRSGSGSFSIDSLLSNTTKPSTPDVPSEFSQKAMHYFHDLDILDRKWKDTYEPDVAEFSQKHLNLVRHIKNIDTYLPWISPNSNFFAHTHGAEHLSYEDAKRIIPPVGEALDHVNFPAAYSNLHFPLLYSSWLPVANANPVIKTSTESVEYPYSQPYATSSPIRDENTDSDDSKSDISRISDTPKDFSCTKQRNNNASLKSENADEDDDDDDTDGNQKTASGGNKIRRRRTAFTSEQLLELEKEFHAKKYLSLTERSEIANSLNLSEVQVKIWFQNRRAKWKRVKAGLSATSSACGGHRNQNSSNTNKIVVPIPVHVNRFVVRSQHQELEKSLSGMGNLANLKMFPVKRDAEIGNREMARF; encoded by the exons atggATAAACAAGACCGCGAGACAACCCTCAGAACCGGACATCGTTCCGGATCCGGTTCATTTTCCATCGATTCTCTTCTCTCAAATACGACCAAACCGTCGACACCGGACGTCCCCagcgaattttcccaaaaagcGATGCATTATTTTCACGATCTCGATATCTTGGATCGTAAATGGAAAGACACCTACGAGCCAGACGTGGCGGAATTTTCGCAGAAACATTTAAACCTAGTGCGACATATTAAAAACATAGACACTTATTTACCGTGGATATCGCCGAATTCGAATTTCTTCGCACATACCCACGGTGCCGAGCATTTATCTTACGAAGACGCTAAACGAATAATTCCACCGGTCGGTGAAGCCCTAGATCACGTGAATTTTCCAGCAGCTTATTCCAATTTACATTTTCCATTGTTGTATTCGTCATGGTTACCAGTTGCCAACGCAAATCCTGTTATCAAAACTTCCACAGAGTCTGTGGAGTATCCTTATAGTCAACCGTATGCTACGAGTAGTCCTATCAGGGATGAGAATACCGATAGCGATGATTCCAAGTCAGATATTTCAAGGATATCCGATACTCCTAAAGATTTCTCGTGTACTAAGCAACGCAATAATAATG CTTCGCTGAAATCAGAAAACGCGGACgaagatgacgacgatgacgacacCGATGGTAACCAGAAAACCGCCTCAGGGGGTAATAAAATTCGTCGCAGACGGACAGCTTTCACTAGCGAACAGCTTTTAGAGCTCGAGAAGGAATTTCATGCCAAGAAATACCTCAGTTTAACCGAACGTTCGGAAATAGCCAATTCATTAAATTTGAGCGAAGTTCAG GTTAAAATCTGGTTCCAAAATCGCCGAGCTAAATGGAAACGAGTCAAAGCTGGCCTAAGTGCTACATCCAGCGCGTGCGGAGGACACAGAAATCAAAACTCTTCCAATACTAATAAAATCGTAGTTCCTATACCAGTTCATGTCAACAGATTCGTCGTACGAAGTCAACATCAAGAATTAGAAAAATCGCTATCCGGTATGGGTAATTTagctaatttgaaaatgttcccAGTCAAAAGAGACGCCGAAATTGGGAACCGAGAAATGGCCAGATTTTAA